The segment AGCATGCAAGAAATTGCAAAATGTGTGGAACATCCAAACAAATGGTAGCATATGACCAAATTCAATACCTGGGCATGTCGAAGCCTTACACGTGAACCTGCTTCATCAATCAAATCAATTGCTTTATCTGGGAGGAAACGATcactgcaaacaaaataatgtgTCAGATAAATAAAATCTGAATGATATATATAGTAGTCAAGCTATATTTTATTCAATAGACAGTTGAGTTGTTGACTCTGATAGTAACATATGTCCTGTTCAATAATTTAATCTTTCAACTGGGAAACTCCTCACAAACATTTTATTGAAATGCTACAGATGGTCCACGAACAATATGCGCGCTCAACGAGGTGATATTTTATAGCTTATAACCAAGTAATTCACACACCTGATGTATTGATAAGATAGCTTGGCAGCTGAAATCAGAGCATCATCAGTGTAACGAAGTTTATGATGGATCTCATATCGTTCCCGAAGCCCTCTGAGAATTTCTATGGTTTCATCAACTGTTGGCTCTGGCACTCTTACAGGCTGGAAACGTCTTTCTAATGCCGGGTCTTTCTCAATATGCTTCCTGTATTCATCAAGTGTGGTGGCTCCAATACACTGAAATCAAACAAAGAGAATATATTGTGAGACATTATAGTAACTAAGAAGACATCAAGAGGTTCAGCATGACACAATGATGGTAGATAGTGCATATATTAAACAACAAATAGACCAGAGTACCATCCACATACCTGTAGTTCTCCTCTTGCTAATGCTGGCTTTAAAATGTTAGCAGCGTCAATAGCACCCtcagctgctcctgctcctaTGAGAGTGTGGACTTCATCAATAAATAGTATTATCTCATCACTCTGCTTGATTTCTTCCATCAGCTTCTTTAATCTTTCTTCAAATTCTCCACGGTATTTTGTACCAGCAACAAGAAGTCCCATATCAAGGGTAATAACCTGCAGTAAATAAGTTCAAATAAATATGAGGAGATAATTTTCTCACTAATTACACAAAAGCCCAAGCAAGACAGCACAGAAAGACCTAACACATAAAGGGGCCACAATCATGCCTACGCTAAGATGTTTACAACTCACAGAGGAAATATAAGGATTAATGCATATGGTATTGGGTATATCATAAACAATTAAAGAAACAAAGTATACCTTCTTTCCTTCAATTGTTTCAGGCACATCACCAGTAGAAATGCGTTGAGCAAGGCCTTCTGCAATTGCTGTCTTTCCAACACCAGGCTCTCCAATTAAGCATGGGTTGTTCTTTGTTCGTCTGCCCAGAATTTGTACGACACGCTCAATCTGAGGTTGCCTTCCAACAACAGGATCTAGCTTTCCCTACAGAGATTATCAGAGTTAACAATTATGCATGCACAAGTGCTACTATGTTGCAATAGGACAAAAACATTACCTCCTCTGCTAATTTTGTTAAATTAGTTCCGTACTCCTCAAGTGTTGGCATTTTATTGCCACTACTCCCTCCTCCAACTCCTGCACCAACAGCTTCTGTAGTCTCGCCAATCATTCGGATAACCTAGATGCATGTTATGTTCGTTATAAAtgctaaagaaaaacaaagactaCTCGTacagagaggagaaaaaattcAGATATATGCACATCATTTACCTGCGTGCGAATATTGCTAGGATCGGCTCCAAGGCTTTCAAGCACACGGGCTGCTACACCTTCACCCTCACGGAGCAGTCCAAGAAGCAAGTGCTCAGATCCAATATAGTTGTGTCCTGGAAACATAAGGGCATCAAGTCTGGAAAACCAATGATCTTCTATGTCATACACTCATATGTTGAAATATAATAAGAAAATCAGATGCATCACATCACGGCATACAAAATCCATAGTGATATAAAAGTTTCTTTTGTTAACATGTGAACAGTCAGCAGCTTAGCAACCATGTATTCAATATGAGTAACACCGATAAGTCAATGAATACACCAATGCGAAGGGAATAGTTCCCATAATGAATAAGAGAATTCCAAACAATACAAGAACAACAGATGTGGCAAACCAAATTAACAAGGTACATAATCATGCAACTAGTCCATTGTAACTCGTCTTTTTACTTTTACTTTACCGTAAGAGGAGAAGTTAGCACTTTTAGTAGTACATATTTAACAAGAATATGATGTCTTGAAGTATATGTTGGTGACTTCCAATTCAGCCCATTTAGAAAGCAACATGTTGGTCAGGGCCAAAAGTGTGACAGCAACAATAACCAACTACTATTTATGAAAGTCACTACCCTTCTGATTAGGTTCAGTTTCATCACCAAACCAGAGTGATCCATGGATTGTTGGTAATTAGTGAGTGAGAATGATTGGATAGCTAAGCAATACACATTGAGACTTTTGGATACATAGATGTCACTGTCCGTCTATTGGATTTCAATTTTTGAAGTGTGATTAGGtacaataaaaacaaaaattagtgATAAAATCAAATCAATCAAAATGCAAGACATACCTAGCTGACGAGCTTCTTCCAATGAAAGCTCCAAAACACGTTTTGCGCGTGGTGTGAATGGTATTTCGACAGCAACGAAACCATTGCCCCTCCCAATGATCTTCTCCACTTCCACACGTGCATCCTTGAGATTTATGCCCATTGACTTGAGCACCTTAGCAGCAATACCAGTCCCTTCTCCAATCAGACCCAAGAGAATTTGCTCAGTACCGACAAAGTTGTGGCCCAACCGCCTTGCCTCTTCTTGCGCAAGCATTATAACCTTAATAGCTTTCTCAGTGAACCTCTCAAACATCGATCTGGTTACAAAGCGAGCACGCCTTCCCCGTCTTGATCTGTAAGATGCAACCGTCGATCTGAAGTTGGTGACAGGCGTGACTGAGAAGCTATGCACCGATCTCAGACCGACAAATGCGGCCATCTTAACTGGGCGGCTCAAGGACATCGCCAACATTGAGGGAGGCCTCCTTGTGCCATGAGACTTCCATCGCTGACCACTTACACGGCCCGCAAAAGTTGTTCCGAGGGCAACCGGCTGGAGCAGGGTGCCGGCCATGGTCAGAAGTAGCTTCCCCAAACCTGTTCGGGACCAACAATTCTGATATAGTTAGAAACTAATCTAGATACTTGATCCCCAATGGAAGTAAGCTAAATGCTCAGAGATAAGCACAATGGAGAGTATGGAATCTACAATAACACTATAAAACATGCTCTGCTTATTATCCTTTCGTTTCTAAACCAAAGATACTgtgcttcatcttcttcactaAA is part of the Oryza glaberrima chromosome 12, OglaRS2, whole genome shotgun sequence genome and harbors:
- the LOC127757168 gene encoding chaperone protein ClpC2, chloroplastic — translated: MAGTLLQPVALGTTFAGRVSGQRWKSHGTRRPPSMLAMSLSRPVKMAAFVGLRSVHSFSVTPVTNFRSTVASYRSRRGRRARFVTRSMFERFTEKAIKVIMLAQEEARRLGHNFVGTEQILLGLIGEGTGIAAKVLKSMGINLKDARVEVEKIIGRGNGFVAVEIPFTPRAKRVLELSLEEARQLGHNYIGSEHLLLGLLREGEGVAARVLESLGADPSNIRTQVIRMIGETTEAVGAGVGGGSSGNKMPTLEEYGTNLTKLAEEGKLDPVVGRQPQIERVVQILGRRTKNNPCLIGEPGVGKTAIAEGLAQRISTGDVPETIEGKKVITLDMGLLVAGTKYRGEFEERLKKLMEEIKQSDEIILFIDEVHTLIGAGAAEGAIDAANILKPALARGELQCIGATTLDEYRKHIEKDPALERRFQPVRVPEPTVDETIEILRGLRERYEIHHKLRYTDDALISAAKLSYQYISDRFLPDKAIDLIDEAGSRVRLRHAQVPEEARELDKELKQITKDKNEAVRSQDFEKAGELRDREMELKAQITALIDKSKEMSKAETESGETGPLVNEADIQHIVSSWTGIPVEKVSSDESDKLLKMEETLHQRVIGQDEAVKAISRSIRRARVGLKNPNRPIASFIFAGPTGVGKSELAKALAAYYFGSEEAMIRLDMSEFMERHTVSKLIGSPPGYVGYTEGGQLTEAVRRRPYTVVLFDEIEKAHPDVFNMMLQILEDGRLTDSKGRTVDFKNTLLIMTSNVGSSVIEKGGRKIGFDLDYDEKDSSYSRIKSLVVEEMKQYFRPEFLNRLDEMIVFRQLTKLEVKEIAEIMLKEVFDRLKAKDIDLQVTEKFKERIVDEGFNPSYGARPLRRAIMRLLEDSLAEKMLAGEVKEGDSAIVDVDSEGKVIVLNGQSGLPELSTPAVTV